TTTGCGAAAACAAGATTGCCTCAATTAATACTCAAGTTCTATGAGACAAAACAGCGCCGCAAAGAGCTTGAAGGCATTGAGTATAATTCCTATGATGCTTATAAACATTTTGTGGATCATTTGAATCAGAGTTCTGTTCCTGGATCTGGTTACATAGCAGCAACGCTCCAGTCCTTAAATGTTCAAGTCAATGATTTCAAGAATCCATATGCAATTAAAATCAAGCTGGGGAATCTAGAAAAAAAGGCCAAGGAACAAGAGCACGCGCTCAAAGCTTCTGAGCTTGTTACGGCGATGCGTATTGGTTTAAGACATTTGATTGGTACAGAGAATTCATTATTCTTTGCTAAGAGAAATGATGAGGGTTATACAACTGAAGAACAGAATAAGATGAAGATCTACAATGCCATTGGTAACTTCAGTACCACTATTCGAGGAATTCCATTCCTTGGATTAGTTGTTTCTCCAGCTATTGAGATGTTTAGAAATATTTACAAAGTCAAGAAAAAAGACAATCTCAAGCTGCTGAATCCAAATCAAGGGGCTCAAGAGCGCAGTGTTAGTGGGGCGGTCAGCTAAAGGATTTTGGGGAAGTCCTTCGCTTAACTAGACCTGTTTCGAAACGTAGTTTCGAAATACAGGTCGCCTGAAAAAAGGTAGCAACCGCAACGAATGTTGCGTGTTGCTTTTAGGATAATATTGACTTTCGAAACAAGTCTACTCTTACCATGCCATTTTTTTGAGCAGCAAAATTGGCTAAGCAAGCAGCTCCAACCATTCCAGAGTCATTACCCATCGATCCTTCTAAGATATTAATTTTGTCTTTGAGTGCGTCTACAACTCTGTCTCTAACTTTCTTGTTGAGTTTTGTGTAGTTGATAAATTGAGCCATGCCACCACTGACAACAACAGCTTCTGGATCAAGTGTGTTGATGACACTAGCCATACCAAGAGCAAGATAGTCATGCCATTGGTTGATTACGTCAATTGCAGTCTGGTCACCTTTGTGGTGTAAATCCATAAGTTTATAGTTATCCATTTCAGGATCAGCAAAAAATAAGTGAGAGGTGTTTTGCAGACCTGTGCCTGAGGCGTATGCTTCCCAGCAATCCCAGTCGCCGCAAGTGCATCTTCTTGCTTTTTTGTCGGTGAGTTTGATATGTCCAATCTCGCCACCTGCGTAGTTAGCCCCGCGCCAAACTTTGTTGCCCCAGATTATGCCACCACCGATTCCTGTTCCTACAATCACCAGCAAGACTGGATCATAATTCTTGGCACAGCCTACAGTTGCTTCAGCAAGTGCTGCGCAGTTGGCGTCGTTTTCTACTTCAACAGTGATGCCGAGTCTTTTTTCAAGCTCTGCTTTTACTTTGGTACCCTTCCAGCCTTTGATATTGCCGCAACCGCCAATCATGACGCCGTCGTTACTGACAATGCCAGCTGTTGAAATTCCAACCGCTTTGATGTCGTTAGTTTTTTTGAGTTCTTCAATCATGTTGGTCATGGTCTGTAATATTGCTTCTGCGTCATTTTGTGGAGTTGGTTCGCGCAGTTCTTGGTCTTTAACTAATTGACCATTGACGAATGGACAGGCTGCAATCTTGGTGCCGCCCATATCTATCCCGACAGTTACTATTTTTTGATCTAATGGCATAAGTTTGAATATAACATAGCGAACTGTGCCTGCGCCTTCCTTTGGCAAAGGTGAATTGTTCCCAAGATTAAACAAAATTTATTTTACTTCGCTGGACAAGTGCCACGGATAGTGTAATACTGTTATTAAGGTTTATTTTAGATTTGCGAAAGCAGGTTCCCATAATCAACCTAGGTCATCAAAGATGATGACGAATATAAAGGAGAAAGTGATGCAAGATAAATTCACGCTCGAACCAATGGGCACTTACAACAGGGGATTGTGCAAGGATGAGATTCTAAAACAAGTAGAATCCCTCCGCAACTTTTATTACCAGATGGGCTATGACACAGTGAATGTCAAAACTATATTTTCTTTGACAATTTCCTATCTTAAGGGAAGTGTTAACAAGATGATCGTTAGAGCATTCTTCGATGTTCTAATGCAGGGTAATAGACTTAACACCGGCAAAGAAGTTAATTTGCTCAACTGTTTTGATGAGTTGATTGACAACTTTAGCTACCAAGAAGAGCAGACGCGCGAAATTGATATGCAGCTGGATTTTGGACTGCAAGCATAGCTAGAGCTTATTCATTAGACCTTTTGCGAAAGAGGTCTACTCAAACACACTGACAACTATGCAGTTACAGCGCCTGACAGTACCGACTTCCCTGTTGACTTAAGATCATCACAAGCGCGTTGAATTCTCGCTGCCATGTTTCCTTCTGCTTTTTTGATATAAGAGCGCGGGTCGTAGAACTTTTTGTTGCCAACTTCACCATCAATCTTGAGAACCGCATCGTAGTTTTTGAACATGTGATCAACGATTGGTTGAGTGAAAGCATATTGAGTATCAGTATCTACATTCATTTTGATTACACCATAGTTGAGCGTTTCATGAATGTCGCTTAGCTCGGAACCAGAACCACCGTGAAAAACAAGATCAAGAGCAGCAGCAGCACCGTGTTTGTCGGTGATTGCTTTTTGACCATCTCTCAAAATAGTTGGAGTGAGTTTGACATTGCCAGGTTTGTAAACACCATGAACATTACCAAAAGTAGCAGCCAGCATAAATCTGCCGCCAACTTTAATTAGAGTTTCGTGAACTTCAAGCATATCTTCTGGACTAGTATAAAGCTTGTCTATAGCAACACCAGAAGTATCGTGTCCATCTTCTTCGCCGCCAACTACTCCAGTTTCAACTTCAAGAATGATTTCGTTTACAGCACAAAGCTCTAATAATTCTTTAGACAAAGCTAGGTTCTCTGTCAGTGATAGCTCTGAACCATCAAACATATGTGAATTAAAAAGATTAGGCTGTCCTGCAGCTCTGCGTCTTGCAGTCTCAGCAATAAGCGGTCTGAGGAAACTATCAACCTTGCCTGGCTGGCAATGATCTGTGTGAAGCGCGATCATTACATTATATTTTTCTGCAAGAGTACGGCAAGCGTCAGCCAAAACGATTGAACCGAGCACCATATCTTTTTGTGATAAACCAGAAGCAAACTCTCCGCCACCAGTAGATACTTGAATAATCCCATCTGACTTAGCATCAGCAAAACCCTTCAGGGCTGCATTGATAGTAGCGATTGATGTGATGTTGATAGCAGGGTAAGCGAACTTGCCCTTTTTGGCTCTGTCTAACATTGTGCAGTACTGTTGATAATTTGCGATTGGCATTATGGTTTCTCCTTAAGTTATGACGAGCCTCTCGATTAATCTAGTTAATGGGCTTGTGCCTGCTCGTTAGATTGAGTTTAACATGTGATACTCAATGGTAAATAATAATTTAAGTTTATAGCAAGGAACTAAGAAGCTAAATCTGTTTCATTTTGTTCAGATTCACCTTGAGCCCGTTCTCTTTCTCTTTGAATATCATCATGAACTTCTTGTCTATGGACACTAACGTCTCTTGGGGCTTCTATACCAAGTCTCACTTTGTCGCCGCGAATGCCGACAATCGTAATTACGATATTGTCGCCGATTACTATTGATTCGTCTATTTGGCGAGTGAGGACGAGCATGGCAGCTTGTCCAAGAGGTACACCAAGCACTTTTCTTCTGCTCCCACCAAGCCCTGAATTTAGTGGAAGGTGTTCACCAGGTAATCTGGTTCCCTCATCCATTAAATATGAACCATCTGGATTTTTTATACTTATTTGAGCTTGTTTACCATCTGTCGCTACTAGCTTAACTCCATAACCACCTATATTTAAAACTTCTCCCTCTTTCAAGCTTGCTTGTGGACTGTTAGCTGCTAAAGCTCTAGCTAAGTTGTTTGATTCTTGGCGAGTATTCTCTGTTGGTACTGCTCTCGAGTCACCCGTCTCTACTAGTTGATGGGCTATTGGCGCTCCAGTGGGGTTTGCTGTTGCTGTTGAAATAGGTGCTTGTAAACTTGTCATAATATTTGATCTCCTGATTATTAATCATAGCAAAGCAGGTATTATTTTACAAGAGCTAGGCTAGTCGACTTTATTAATAAATTATGAAGGACTTAAGCCCCAACCACATTAGCCGCAGCTTTACCAGTATATTCCATCACCATCACCTCTAATAATGGGTGTCTATGCATTTTGTCATCAACAAAACGGTGAATTTCTGATTTAACGTCGGTTTCGATTTTGGCTATTTCGATCTTCTCAGTCATTTTTTTGTCTGCTGAGCCGTGAGGATTATGCGGACTTTTGGCTACTGCTTCAATTGCGATTTCTTTGATTTTTTGGTAGAAGGCTTCTTTGACATTGATATTGCTTTTGGATTTTTGCATGGTTTCAATGAGAGCTTTTTCTTTATTGGAAAGAATAATTCCACGTGAGTAGATTTTGACATCGCTCATGATGTCACCATAGGCATTTAGCACCATGACAATTGTTAGCATTCCTTCTGAAGCTACCATGCGGCGTTCGAGCATGATACCAGTGTCCAGTTCTCCAACATTGGCATTGTCTACCATGATGATGCCGGCTTCTACTTTGTCGATGACTTTGCACTTGCCGTCTTGCATTTCAAGCACGTCACCATTGTCCATCAAAAATATTTTTTCTGGATCAACACCGCAGTCTATGCCAGTTTGGCCGTGAGCAACTAGCATTCGATACTCACCATGACATGGCATAAAGTACTCAGGTTGAGCCAAACTGATCATGAGTTTTTGTTCTTCTCTACTAGCGTGACCAGAAACATGAATTCCTTGAGCTGCTCCATAAATCACCTCGCCGCCACTTGCTGAAAGCAGATTGATTAAGTTGTTGACTGATTTTTCGTTTCCTGGAATTGGTGATGAGCTCATGACAACAGTGTCGCCTGGTTCTACTTTGAGATATTTGTGCTCCTTGCGGGCGATACGAGAAAGTGCAGCAAATTGTTCTCCTTGAGAACCGGTACTGAGAATTACTAATTCGCCAGGTGGGATTTTGTGAACATCCTCTTGCTTAACTATAAAGTTGTCAGGGATTGAGATATAGCCAAGCTCTCTAGAGATTGCTGCTAGGTTGATCATTGATCTACCAAACAAAGCTAACTTTTTGCCAGCTCCCAAAACTAATTCCATGATCAGTTTGACCCTGTGAACTTGCGATGCAAAGGTCGTGATATAACATCTGCGTTTGGAGTTGACAATTAGATCTTTGAGTTTGGGAATTACTGCTTTTTCTGAAGGAGTATAAGTAGGTTTCTCGGCGTTGGTACTATCGCTGATTAATAATGTCACACCATCTTCACCGGCTTTGGCTAGCGGTGCAATATCAAAAAAGTTGCCATCAATTGGACTGTGATCGAATTTAAAGTCGCCACTATGAATAATTCTGCCAGCTGGTGTTTCAATAATCAAGGTGAAACTATCAGCGATACTGTGATTGTTTCTTAAATATCTAAAGGTGAAATGATCACCGACTGAGACTACAGCCCTGTCAGCGACTTGCTTAATGGGTGTGCCGGAGATTTTGGCTTCAGCTAGTTTGGCTTTAAGTAAGGCAAGCGCTAGTGGTGGTCCATATATAATTGGAATATTAACTTCTTTGAGCATCGGTACAACACCACCAATATGATCTTCGTGACCATGAGTAAGAACCAAAGCTCTTATACGATGTTTGTTTTCAATGATGTAGTTTAGTTTTGGTAAAACAATATCTACGCCAATCATATCTACTGTGGGGAAAGCTAATCCAGCGTCAATAAGAATGATGTCGTCACCACACTCGTAGACCCAAGTATTTTTGCCGATCTCATAGAGCCCTCCCAGCGAAATTACTTTCACTATTTTTGTTGGGTCCCTAGGGATTGCTGTGCTGGTCACGGTCGATTTGTTTTTCATTTAATTTAAAACTGTTTGTAGACTCTCAATTGTTTTTTTGAGGTCTTGTCGTTGCTCTTGTGAGAGAGGAACGAGTGGCTCGCGTAAAATCGCTGAGCACATTCCTATTATACCCAAAGCTTCTTTAATACAGGTGGGATTTGGTTCAATAAATAAAGTATCAAACAAAGGCATCAATTTAGCTTGTATTTCCTGGGCTTTTGTATGATCACCAGCCTTGAAAGCCCTTATCATCACTTGCATTTGATT
The Cyanobacteriota bacterium genome window above contains:
- a CDS encoding ribonuclease J — its product is MKNKSTVTSTAIPRDPTKIVKVISLGGLYEIGKNTWVYECGDDIILIDAGLAFPTVDMIGVDIVLPKLNYIIENKHRIRALVLTHGHEDHIGGVVPMLKEVNIPIIYGPPLALALLKAKLAEAKISGTPIKQVADRAVVSVGDHFTFRYLRNNHSIADSFTLIIETPAGRIIHSGDFKFDHSPIDGNFFDIAPLAKAGEDGVTLLISDSTNAEKPTYTPSEKAVIPKLKDLIVNSKRRCYITTFASQVHRVKLIMELVLGAGKKLALFGRSMINLAAISRELGYISIPDNFIVKQEDVHKIPPGELVILSTGSQGEQFAALSRIARKEHKYLKVEPGDTVVMSSSPIPGNEKSVNNLINLLSASGGEVIYGAAQGIHVSGHASREEQKLMISLAQPEYFMPCHGEYRMLVAHGQTGIDCGVDPEKIFLMDNGDVLEMQDGKCKVIDKVEAGIIMVDNANVGELDTGIMLERRMVASEGMLTIVMVLNAYGDIMSDVKIYSRGIILSNKEKALIETMQKSKSNINVKEAFYQKIKEIAIEAVAKSPHNPHGSADKKMTEKIEIAKIETDVKSEIHRFVDDKMHRHPLLEVMVMEYTGKAAANVVGA
- a CDS encoding ROK family protein — encoded protein: MPLDQKIVTVGIDMGGTKIAACPFVNGQLVKDQELREPTPQNDAEAILQTMTNMIEELKKTNDIKAVGISTAGIVSNDGVMIGGCGNIKGWKGTKVKAELEKRLGITVEVENDANCAALAEATVGCAKNYDPVLLVIVGTGIGGGIIWGNKVWRGANYAGGEIGHIKLTDKKARRCTCGDWDCWEAYASGTGLQNTSHLFFADPEMDNYKLMDLHHKGDQTAIDVINQWHDYLALGMASVINTLDPEAVVVSGGMAQFINYTKLNKKVRDRVVDALKDKINILEGSMGNDSGMVGAACLANFAAQKNGMVRVDLFRKSILS
- the csrA gene encoding carbon storage regulator CsrA — its product is MLVLTRQIDESIVIGDNIVITIVGIRGDKVRLGIEAPRDVSVHRQEVHDDIQRERERAQGESEQNETDLAS
- the fbaA gene encoding class II fructose-bisphosphate aldolase; this encodes MPIANYQQYCTMLDRAKKGKFAYPAINITSIATINAALKGFADAKSDGIIQVSTGGGEFASGLSQKDMVLGSIVLADACRTLAEKYNVMIALHTDHCQPGKVDSFLRPLIAETARRRAAGQPNLFNSHMFDGSELSLTENLALSKELLELCAVNEIILEVETGVVGGEEDGHDTSGVAIDKLYTSPEDMLEVHETLIKVGGRFMLAATFGNVHGVYKPGNVKLTPTILRDGQKAITDKHGAAAALDLVFHGGSGSELSDIHETLNYGVIKMNVDTDTQYAFTQPIVDHMFKNYDAVLKIDGEVGNKKFYDPRSYIKKAEGNMAARIQRACDDLKSTGKSVLSGAVTA